In Anguilla rostrata isolate EN2019 chromosome 1, ASM1855537v3, whole genome shotgun sequence, a genomic segment contains:
- the LOC135263923 gene encoding protein JTB-like, translating into MESGCRLYARSLAIYVVFCGWMSLRVFSAAVLKEENTSVAVVAETTPCWQVEEFVVLAECALCSDFQTRSWPECSPTGYVERVNCTKSQKEEYKSCRSPRMEEHLFWKFEGTMLALTVLFALLVVSRQRALDRLASEKVRKQIESI; encoded by the exons ATGGAAAGTGGCTGCAGACTCTATGCTCGATCTCTGGCCATCTACGTGGTGTTCTGCGGTTGGATGTCTCTCAG AGTATTTAGTGCTGCTGTATTGAAGGAAGAAAATACATCAG TTGCCGTTGTGGCAGAGACCACACCCTGCTGGCAGGTGGAGGAGTTTGTGGTGTTGGCAGAATGCGCTCTGTGCAGTGATTTTCAGACT AGGAGCTGGCCtgagtgcagcccaactggATATGTGGAGAGGGTCAATTGCACCAAGTCACAGAAAGAGGAATACAAGAG CTGTCGCTCTCCCAGGATGGAGGAGCACCTCTTCTGGAAATTTGAGGGCACCATGTTGGCTCTGACTGTCCTTTTTGCACTACTGGTAGTGTCGCGTCAAAGGGCCCTAGACCGCTTAGCGTCAGAGAAGGTCCGCAAGCAAATAGAATCCATTTAG